TCGCCATGATTAACGTTTCCGCCATTGTCAGCTTGCGCGGCATGCCGGCGGAAAGCACGTACGGACTCAGTTCCGTTTTTTACTATATTTTTGCAGCGGTCTTTTTCCTGGTGCCCGTCTCCCTGGTAGCCGCGGAACTCACCACCGGATGGCCGCAGAAAGGCGGCGTTTACCGTTGGGTAGGCGAAGCCTTCGGCAAAAAATGGGGGTTCCTGGCTATCTGGCTGCAATGGATTGAAAGCACCATCTGGTTTCCGACCGTGCTAACCTTCGCCGCCGTCTCCCTGGCTTTCATGGGACCCGGACAGCGATGGGATGAAGCTCTTGCCGCCAACAAGTGGTATGTGCTCATCGTGGTGCTGTGCGTGTACTGGGCGGCTACCCTGCTCAACCTGCGCGGCATGAAAACTTCCGCAGGCGTCACCAAATGGGGCACCATCATCGGAACCATCATTCCGGGCGCCATCCTGATTCTGCTGGGCCTGAGCTATTGGGCCGGAGGCAACCCGATTCTGCTGGACATGAGCTGGGACAAGCTGATACCGGATATGAGCAATTTCAACAACCTCGTTCTGGCCGCCAGCATCTTCTTGTTCTATGCAGGGATGGAAATGTCCGCCGTGCATGTGAAGGACGTGAATGATCCCGGCCGCAACTATCCGCTGGCCATTCTGATTTCCGCCATCATTACGGTACTCATTTTCGTTCTGGGCACGCTGGCCATCGGCTTCATCATTCCGAACTCCCAGATCAACCTGGTGCAGAGCCTGCTGATTTCTTATGACAGTTACTTCAGCTTCTTCGGCCTCGGCTGGATGAACTGGATTCTGGCGCTTGCGCTGGCCGTAGGCGTTCTGGCCCAGGTAACAGCGTGGGTGGGAGGTCCTTCCAAAGGCTTGTACCAGGTAGGCTTGGCTGGCAACCTGCCGCCCGTCATGCAGAAGCGGAACAAGAACAACGTCCAGATGGGCATCCTGCTCATTCAGGGCTGCATCGTCACCCTGCTTTCCATCATGTTCGTGATCATGCCTTCCGTGCAGTCCGCCTACCAGATTATTTCCCAGCTTACCATCATCCTGTACCTCATCATGTACATGCTGATGTTCGCCTCCGGCATTTATCTGCGCTACCGGGAACCGAATACGCCCCGCACTTTCCGCATTCCCGGAGGCAAGACCCTCGGCATGTGGATTGTAGGCGGCCTCGGCTTCCTGGCCAGCCTGGCGGCCTTCCTGGTGAGCTTCATTCCGCCGAACCAAATTACCGTCGGCAGCAATACGATGTACATTATGCTTCTGGTGATAGGCACCTTCATCTTCGCCGGCATTCCTTTCATCATCCATGTCATGGCCAAGCCCTCCTGGAAGCGGCCTGTGGATCCTGAAGACGCCTTCGAACCCTTCGGATGGGAAAAAACCAATGGAACCCATTCTACAGTAACCCCAATCCATACCATATCCCATGAGTAACGTCCCTTCCAATGAACAAATCCAGACGGCTGTGGACAACGCGTACGCCTACGCCAAAACGGTCCAGGGAGGCAAAAACGCCTCCTACATCCCCGCTCTGGCGCAAGTCCCCTCAGACTTGCTGGCGATTGCCGTAGTCACTGTCAACGGAGATATCCTGACCGCAGGCTCCGCGGACACGCCCTTTGCCATTGAATCCATCTCCAAGGCCTTCAACCTGGCCTACGTCATGGATCTGATCGGAATGAAGGAGCTGCGCACGAAGATCGGGGCAGACCCCACCGGGGAGCCCTTCAACTCCGTGATGGCGATTGAGCTGCACGGCGGCAAGCCCCTCAACCCCCTGGTCAACGCAGGGGCCATGGCGACAGTCAGCCTGGTCAACGGTTCGGACTCCGATGAAATATGGGCGAACATGATCCATAATTTCAACAACTTCGCCAATACGGCCCTGACCGTGAACCAGGAGATTTACAAGTCGGAAAGCGCCACCAACCAGCACAACCGCGGCATCGCGTGGCTGTTGGACAGCTACGGCTATTTTTACAATACGCCGCCCATGATCGTGGACCTGTACACCCGCATGTGCTCTCTGAACATCACCACCTCCCAGCTGGCGCTGATGGGCGCCTGCTATGCCAACGGGGGCGTCAACCCCGTCAGCAAAAAGCGGGTGGTGAAGGATGAGAACGTTTCTCCCATCCTCGCGGAAATGTGCATGTCCGGCCTCTATGATTCCACAGGGGACTGGATGTACAAGGCAGGCGTTCCGGCCAAGTCCGGCGTGGGCGGCGGCCTGGTGGCCGTGGTCCCCGGCAAGATGGCCATGGCGGCCTTCTCCCCGCCCCTGGACCCCGCCGGAAACACCGTCAAGGGCCAAGCAGCTCTTCAATCCATTATCAAGGAATTGAATCTGAACCTTTTCCGGAGCTAATCCGGGATGAGAAGGTAAACCCGCGGAGCCAAGATCCGAAAGGATACCCGCGGGTTTACTGTATCCCGGCCACACGAAATAACGCGCCGCCTTCCGCGCTTGCCGGAAATTGACTGTCCAGCCGCGGGCGTTAAGTCCTGTTTGAAAAATTGCACCGCTGCATGGATACGCCGTCTTCCATGGCATGGAAGCCATGCTTTTCATAAAAGGCGGCGTTCCTGCTCTCCTCCGGCATGATTTCAATGTACAGGTAGTCCTTGTACTTCTCCTTGACCATTTCCATCATTTTTCCCGCAATTCCCCTGCCGTGATAGTCGGGATGCACCAGGACATAGTGCATGTAGGCTACCAGCTCGCCGTCGTCCAGCAACCGCACCAGCCCGACCAGCCGGTCGCCATCCCACGCGGTAAATACCGTGGACGAATTCATCAGGGCCTTGTACAGCCGGGCCGGATACTGGCCGGAAATCCATCCAACGGACAGGAACAGCTCCTGCACTTTTTCCCTGGTAAACTTCTTTTCTTCCGTAAAAACAATCATTTTTCCCCTTGGTTCAAGATGATGGCCGGAATGCAGCGTGACACCCGCATGCCGGGCAATGGGGCAACGTCATCTGCCGCTCCCGTCATAGTCCTTATGATAAAGACCGCAGACCCCGGAGACAAGCAACTATCATCCCTTCCTTCATTCTTCATTAAACAGCATGAGGAGAGCCGGAGGGGCTTGAGGCACTCCTCCACATTGATCACATGGAAGTTGGCTTCCGGGCCAGCCCCGGCCGTTCTCCATGGAAGATTAAGCCAACGCGCCCTTGTAAAAGGCTTTCCTGCGCCGGAACCGCAGAAGTTGTTTTTCCGTGCCCTTCCCGTGTTTTAAGGACTTGCCACCACAGCATTTTTCCTTAGAGTCTTTCCGGTATGCTTGAAGCCCTGCAAAACGCCTTTTTCCAGACCGGGGACGCGCTCACAACCTGGCTGTCCGCCTTCAGCAGTTTCCTGTGGGGATGGCCACTGCTCATCATGCTGCTTGGCACTCACCTGTACCTCACCATCATCCTGCGCTTTCCTCAGCGCTACCTGCTGAAGGCTCTTAAACTGTACTTTGTGAAGGACCATACGGACAAAGGGGACATCTCCCCGTTCAGCTCCCTGATGGTGGCCCTGGCCGCCAACATCGGCGCGGGGAACATCATCGGCGTAGGCGTGGCGATTGCCGCAGGGGGGCCCGGAGCCATCTTCTGGTGCTGGCTCACAGGCGTACTGGGCATGGCCACGCGGTATTCGGAAGGTCTGCTTGCCATCAAGTACCGGGTGGAAAACAAGGACGGCAACATGAGCGGCGGTCCCATGTTCGTACTGGAACGCGGCATGAAATGCAAATGGATGGGCGTGGCCTTCGCCGTCTTCACGGCCATTGCCGCCTTCGGCATCGGCAACCTGACGCAGGGGAACGCCGCGGCGGAACAGCTCCATCACGCATTCTCCATTCCCTCATGGGGAACGGCCATCGTGCTGACTGTCCTCACGGCCATGGTCATGCTGGGGGGCATCCGGAGCATTGCCAGGGTATGCGCCTTCTTCGTGCCGTTCATGGCCGTCATCTACATTCTGGGGTGCCTGTATATTCTGGCCGTTCAGGCGGACTACGTCCTTCCGGCCATCCGGTACATTCTGGACTGCGCCTTCACGGGGGAAGCCGCCGCAGGGGGCGTGGTGGGAGCGGCCGTCATGACGGCCATGAGGACCGGCGTAGCCCGCGGCCTTTTTTCCAATGAAGCCGGGCTGGGCTCCGCCGCCATCGCCTCCGCCGCCGCACAGAACCGCAACCCCGTACGGCAGGCGCTCATCTCTTCCAGCGGACCGTTCTGGGATACCGTGGTCATCTGCGCACTCACGGGCATTGTGCTGACTACCAGCATCCTCGCCCACCCGGATATTTCGTCCAGTGACGGCCCCCGGCTCACTACGCTGGCATTCAGTAAAATTCCTTATGTGGGCTCCCCCCTCCTGACGGTCAGTTTGGTCACTTTTGTAGTCTCCACCATCCTGGGCTGGTCCTACTTTGGGGAAAAAGCCCTGGAGTACCTGGGGGGCATCCGGCTGATCACGCCTTACCGCGTCATCTGGGTGGCGGCGGTCTTTACCGGCTGCGTTTCCAAGATAGACCTGGTATGGGTGTTTGCGGATTGCGCCAACGGCCTGATGGCCCTTCCCAACCTCATTTCACTGCTGGCCCTTTCCGGCGTGCTTGTCCAGCAAACGCGGTACTACCTCTGGCAGCACAGGCTGGACGATTATGACGATTCCCACATTCCGGAAGGCAGATAACGATTTTTTTAAACTCAGATTCAAATAATTCTTGCCTTTCGGCCTCCGGTAGTATTTACTTCGCCGCGCAGTCCCTGCAAACCTAAAAGTCGCGTTCGTCTAGCGGTCTAGGACTCCCGCCTTTCACGCGGGCAACACGGGTTCGAGTCCCGTACGCGATGCCAGCTTTACCGCCGCAGCAGTTACGATGCTTCCGCCCCTCCTTACCAGGGAAGGCATATTGGAAAGACGTAATGGCTGCGGTTTTCTTTTGGTCCGGTTCCTCCGGAATCAGGAAAGCGCGGACAGGACAGCAGGAAGCGGTATCCCCCTCCTTTTCAAATTCCGGAACATGTCTTACATCCCCCGGATTTGGCTTTCAGAAAGCCCTGTTATCTTTTAGAATTTCTTACACGCAAACGCCATGGATTACACACCTCTCATTGAAAAACGCCGCCAGCGCCTGGAAGAATTGGAAACGGTCATTGCCGAACCGGATTTTTTCAATGACCAGAAGCGGGCCTCGGAAACCATGAGGGAGCACCGCCGCCTGAAGGAACTGATGGAAACGTGGGATTCCCTGAATGCCACGGAACAGCAATTGGCGGACAATCAGGAGCTGGCGAAGACGGATGACCCGGAGCTGGCGGAACTGGCCGCCATGGAGATTCCCGAACTGGAAGCCGCGCTGGAAAAACTGCGCAGCGACGTGCAGTACAGCCTGCTTCCCCGCGACACGACGGAAGACCGGGACGCCATTATTGAAATCCGCGCCGGAACGGGCGGGGATGAAGCATCCCTGTTTGCCGGAGACCTGCTGCGGATGTACCAGCGTTTTGCGGAAGAACGCGGCTGGCGCTTTGAGCATCTGGAAAGCAGCCCGTCGGACGTGGGCGGCTTCAAGGAAGTCGTCTGCCGCATTGCCGGGGAAGAAGTGTTCCGCTTCCTGAAGTATGAAGGGGGCGTGCACCGCGTGCAGCGCGTGCCCGCCACGGAAACGCAGGGACGCATCCACACCTCTACCGCCACCGTGGCCGTCATGCCGGAAGCGGAGGAAGTGGACATAGAAATCCGCCCGGAGGACCTCCGCATTGAAGTGTGCCGTTCCGGCGGCGCCGGCGGCCAGCACGTGAACAAGACGGAATCCGCCGTGCAGATCTGGCACATCCCTACGGGCGTCTATGTCCGCTGCGAGGAAGAGCGCAGCCAGATGAAGAACCGTGAAAAAGGCATGAAGATTCTGCGCGCCAAGCTCTTTGAAGCCAAGAAGCGGGAAGAGGCGGAAAAATATTCCGCCGCACGCCGCAACCTCATTGGCTCCGGCGGCCGTGAAGAAAAAATCCGGACGTACAATTTCCCGCAAAACCGCCTGACGGACCACCGCATCGGCTATACGTCCCACAATCTGGACGGCATCCTGATGGGGCAGATGGAAGACCTGATCATGGCTCTCCAGCATGCGGAAATGCAGGAACGCCTGGCGGAAGCCGGCATGTCCTAACCCCCTTTTCCTTTCATGAAAACCCTACTGGAAGTTCTTCAGTCCGGCACGGACTACCTGGCGCGCCAGGGCTGTGACGAGGCGCGCGCCACCATGCAGCACCTGATGGCCCATGTTCTGCACTGCAACCGCACGGCTCTTTACTCCCGGTTTGACAGGCCTGTTGAAGAAGCGGAACTGGCTCCCCTCCGCGAGTTGCTGAAACGAAGGGCGGCGGGAGAACCGCTGCAGCACCTGCTGGGGTTCACGGAATTTTTCCGGAGGGATTTCCTGACGGACGCGCGCGCCCTGATTCCCCGCCCGGAAACGGAAGAACTGGTGGAAATGGTGTTAAAGAAAATCCCGGACCGTCCGGTACGCGTGCTGGACATGGGTACCGGTTCCGGCATCATCGGCGTCACGCTGGCTCTGGAACTCAAGGAGCGCGCGAAGGAAGTCGTTCTGGCGGACATTTCCCCGCAGGCTCTGGACCTGGCGCTGGAAAACGCCATGCGGCTGGGAGCCAGGGTCTCCACCGTCCAGACGGACCTGTTTGAAAACATCCCCCTGGAAAAACCGGTCCTGCGCCAGGAAGGAGCGGATTCTTCCGCTTCCGTGCCTGAGGAGGAAGAGAAGGATGCCGGACGGGAAATGCGCTTTGACGTCATCGTGGCCAACCTGCCCTACATTGCGGATGGAGAGGAGCTTGCCCCGGAAGTCATGAAAGATCCCCATACGGCCCTGTTCGGAGGCCCGGAAGGCTGGGAAATCATTGAACGCTTTCTGGCCCGCGCCCGGGACTACCTGAATGAAAACGGCTTCGTAGCCCTGGAAATCGGACATGACCAGGCGGCAGCCGTGACGCAGATTATGGACGGCTACGGCTATAATTACATTGAAGTGCTGAAAGACATGAGCGGCGTAGCCCGCTTCCCCTTCGGTTATCATTAACAATTATTCCTTCCCCCCTTTCACTCCATGCAGGCGGCGCGCATTCTGGTTGACGGACAAAGCGATCTGGTGCTGGACTACGGCATTCCGCCGGAAGCGGGGGACGTCAGGCCGGGCTGCCGCGTGCAGGTTCCCCTGCGCAACAGGACGGCCACCGGCACTGTTCTTACGCTGTCCGAGCCGGACCCTGCCTGGAAGGACAGGCTCAAGCCCATTCTGAAACTGATCGACCCGGAACCCTTGATTTCTCCGGTCATGATGAATCTGGCTTCCTGGGCGGCGGACTATTATTCCGTAGCGCTGGACCAAATGATCCGCTGCCTGCTCCCGGAAACCGTCCGTCAGGAAAACACGGCGGAAAAAATGCGGAAAATGGTGCATCTGGAAAAACGTCCGTCCCGTGAGGAGCTGGATGCCCTGTACCGCAAAGCGCCCCGGCAGGCCCAAATGCTGGATTATTTTTCATCTGCGGAACAGATGGAAGCGCCTCTGGCCGCATTCGGCACGGGGGCTCTGAACATCGCCCGCAGCCTGGCGGCCAAGGGCTTCATCTCCCTGAAGGAGGAATCCGTGCACCGCGACCCCAGCACCGGAGAGCAGTTCGTCCCCAGCCAGCCCATGAAGCTGAACGACCAGCAGCAGAAGGCGCTGGAAGAAATCACGGCCATGTGCACGGCGGAGCACAAAAAACCGGTGCTCCTGCAAGGAGTCACCGGCTCCGGCAAAACGGAGGTTTACCTTCAGGCCGTCTCCCAAATGGTGAAATCCGGAAAATCCGCCCTGATCATGGTACCGGAAATCTCCCTGACGCCCCAGACCGTCCAGCGCTTCAAATCCCGTTTTGCGGAACTGCCCTCTTCCGTGGCGGTGCTGCACAGCCTCCTATCGGACGGAGAACGCTTTGACGAATGGCACGCCATCCGTTCCGGAAAAGCACGCATCGTCATCGGCCCCCGTTCCGCCGTCTTCGCCCCTCTTCAGAACCTGGGGCTGGTGATTGTGGATGAGGAGCATGACGCGTCCTACAAGCAGGAAAGCTCCCCCCGCTACCACGGGCGGGACCTGGCCGTGCTGCGCGCCCATCTGGAAGACTGCGCCGTGGTCCTGGGCTCCGCCACCCCTTCCCTGGAAAGCATCCATAACGCCCTGACCGGAAAATATTCCCTGGTGAAGCTGACGGAAAGGGCGGACGGCCAGCAGCTCCCCCTCATCCGCATTCTGGACATGAAGACGGAGGGCAGAAACAAATCCGGCCCCAACGTCATCTCCGAGCGGCTCAGAATGTCCATCGACCGGCGGCTGGACAAGGGGGAACAGGTCATCCTTCTGCTCAACAGGCGCGGATTCGCACGCTCCATCCAGTGTCCGGACTGCGGCCACGTGGTGACGTGCCTGCACTGCTCCCTGCCCCTGACCTACCACCGTACGGAGGACCGCCTCATGTGCCACCTGTGCGGGTTCAAGGCCCTGCCGCCCCGCACCTGTCCGGAGTGCAGGTCCGCCAATATCATGCTCCAGGGGTACGGTACCCAGAAGGTGGAGGAAATCCTGCGGCGCACCTTTCCTGCGGCGCGCATCACGCGCGTGGATGCGGACGTGGCCCGGCGCAAAAACGCCGTCAGAACCATTCTGAACCAGTTCCGCGCCCATAAGATAGATATTCTCCTTGGCACCCAGATGATTGCCAAGGGGCTGGACTTTCCCAACGTGACGCTGGTGGGCGTGCTGAACGCGGACCTGGGTCTCCATATCCCGGATCCCCGCGCGGGAGAGCGCACCTTCCAGCTTCTGACGCAGGTGGCGGGCCGCGCCGGCCGCGGCGACCTTTCCGGGGAGGTCATCATCCAGACCTTTACCCCCCAGTCCCCTTCCCTGCAGTACGCCCGCCATCACGATACGGACGGCTTTGCGGCGCAGGAGCTGGAAATGCGCCGCTCCTTCGACCTGCCGCCTTTCACCCACATCGCCGTGCTGACCATACGCTCCCAGCATGAAAACATGGCGGAATTCGCCACGCGCACGCTCGCGGCGCGCCTCCGCGGCATGCTGCCCCCTCCAGCCACGATGACGGACCCCATGCCGGCGCCCATTCCCCGCGCACACGGCCAGTTCAGATTCCAGATCACGGTCAAGGGGCCGTCCGCCCGCATCCTCTCCCGCACCCTGCGGAAGCTGGTGCAGGAAGCCGGGCTGGGGGACGACCTGACCGCCGTGATCGACGTGGACGCCATGTCATTCATGTAAGCCGCCTTGCCAAATCCGGACGGCCGCATTAAAATTCCGGCACAACACAACTTACTATTATGCTGCTTCATTTCTACAAGATGACGGGCGCCGGAAATGACTTTGTCATGGTGGACAACCGTGACCTGGAACTTTCCTCCGTGCTGGACAAGGAGACCATTGAAGCCCTGTGCGACCGCCGCTTCGGCATCGGGGCGGACGGCCTGATTGCCGTGGAACCGTCCCGGGGCAAAGGGGGAACCGTGCGCATGCGCTATTACAATGCCGACGGCGGAGAAGCGGAAATGTGCGGCAACGGAGCCCGCTGCTTCGGCAACTTCGCCGCGGCCCTGCTTCATCACGACAAATCCGCTCCCCTCCCCTTTGAAACGATGGCCGGCATCGTGACCGCCACCTTTGAAAAGGACGGGAATGTCACCGTGAACCTGACGGATCCCCACTCCCTGCAGCTCTTTGTGCTGAATGCGGACCCGGCGGTGGGGGCGGACGTCCACTTCCTGAATACAGGCGTTCCGCACGCCGTAGCGTTTCTGGACAAGCTGGACGGCCTGGACGTTCCCCGTCTGGGCGCCTACCTGCGTTACCATAGCGCATTCTCTCCAAAAGGCACCAACGCCAACTTCGCCAGGATCCTGTCTCCGGGGCACATCGCCATACGTACTTATGAACGCGGCGTGGAGGATGAAACGCTTGCCTGCGGAACGGGCATGACCGCCAGCGCGCTGCTGCACGCCGTATTGACGGATGCCCCTTCACCCATTCAAGTGGACGTAGCGGGAGGGGACACGCTCAAAGTAGGCTTCCAGCGCACGGGAGACCGCTTTACCAGCGTGACGCTGACCGGACCGGCGGACCTCGTCTTTACCGGAGACATAGAACTCTGACCGGCTCCTCGCGGAAAAACGCCGTTGTCCTCCGTCATCAGGGAGCATGCCTGTTCAGCAGGGAACACTCTGCCTTTACATAACCGCCGTAATTGTTGCAGAATGCCTTGTACACGGCAGGGCCCATATTCGTCTCGCAATAATACTTTACGGTAATGCAGTCCTTCTTGCGTTCCACATTCAGAAAACGGCTGGACAGCAGAACCAGGTTGCTCTGGTAATTCCACAGGGCCATGTCACGCGCCATTTCCTCATTGATCTTCTCACAAATAAAACTCTCCGGCGGGGGAAACAAAATGGCGCTGACAACGCTGATCAGGCAAATTCCGGGCACCACTCCTATCGCAAGCACTCCGTGGCACTTCCTGACAAAGGGGATGTGGTTCCGGAACTTCCGGAAGAGGAAGAAACGGAACAAATAACCCGCCAGCAGCATCACCGGAAAGGAAACATTCACGTACTCAAAAGCCAGGCTCATTACTCCAAGGGCAAAAAAGCCGATGCCCTTCCACACCTTCCTGTACACCGGGATGCAGGCGCAAAGAAACACGTACAGAATATATCCCAGCAG
The genomic region above belongs to Akkermansia massiliensis and contains:
- a CDS encoding alanine/glycine:cation symporter family protein; amino-acid sequence: MLEALQNAFFQTGDALTTWLSAFSSFLWGWPLLIMLLGTHLYLTIILRFPQRYLLKALKLYFVKDHTDKGDISPFSSLMVALAANIGAGNIIGVGVAIAAGGPGAIFWCWLTGVLGMATRYSEGLLAIKYRVENKDGNMSGGPMFVLERGMKCKWMGVAFAVFTAIAAFGIGNLTQGNAAAEQLHHAFSIPSWGTAIVLTVLTAMVMLGGIRSIARVCAFFVPFMAVIYILGCLYILAVQADYVLPAIRYILDCAFTGEAAAGGVVGAAVMTAMRTGVARGLFSNEAGLGSAAIASAAAQNRNPVRQALISSSGPFWDTVVICALTGIVLTTSILAHPDISSSDGPRLTTLAFSKIPYVGSPLLTVSLVTFVVSTILGWSYFGEKALEYLGGIRLITPYRVIWVAAVFTGCVSKIDLVWVFADCANGLMALPNLISLLALSGVLVQQTRYYLWQHRLDDYDDSHIPEGR
- the prmC gene encoding peptide chain release factor N(5)-glutamine methyltransferase, producing MKTLLEVLQSGTDYLARQGCDEARATMQHLMAHVLHCNRTALYSRFDRPVEEAELAPLRELLKRRAAGEPLQHLLGFTEFFRRDFLTDARALIPRPETEELVEMVLKKIPDRPVRVLDMGTGSGIIGVTLALELKERAKEVVLADISPQALDLALENAMRLGARVSTVQTDLFENIPLEKPVLRQEGADSSASVPEEEEKDAGREMRFDVIVANLPYIADGEELAPEVMKDPHTALFGGPEGWEIIERFLARARDYLNENGFVALEIGHDQAAAVTQIMDGYGYNYIEVLKDMSGVARFPFGYH
- the priA gene encoding replication restart helicase PriA, which gives rise to MQAARILVDGQSDLVLDYGIPPEAGDVRPGCRVQVPLRNRTATGTVLTLSEPDPAWKDRLKPILKLIDPEPLISPVMMNLASWAADYYSVALDQMIRCLLPETVRQENTAEKMRKMVHLEKRPSREELDALYRKAPRQAQMLDYFSSAEQMEAPLAAFGTGALNIARSLAAKGFISLKEESVHRDPSTGEQFVPSQPMKLNDQQQKALEEITAMCTAEHKKPVLLQGVTGSGKTEVYLQAVSQMVKSGKSALIMVPEISLTPQTVQRFKSRFAELPSSVAVLHSLLSDGERFDEWHAIRSGKARIVIGPRSAVFAPLQNLGLVIVDEEHDASYKQESSPRYHGRDLAVLRAHLEDCAVVLGSATPSLESIHNALTGKYSLVKLTERADGQQLPLIRILDMKTEGRNKSGPNVISERLRMSIDRRLDKGEQVILLLNRRGFARSIQCPDCGHVVTCLHCSLPLTYHRTEDRLMCHLCGFKALPPRTCPECRSANIMLQGYGTQKVEEILRRTFPAARITRVDADVARRKNAVRTILNQFRAHKIDILLGTQMIAKGLDFPNVTLVGVLNADLGLHIPDPRAGERTFQLLTQVAGRAGRGDLSGEVIIQTFTPQSPSLQYARHHDTDGFAAQELEMRRSFDLPPFTHIAVLTIRSQHENMAEFATRTLAARLRGMLPPPATMTDPMPAPIPRAHGQFRFQITVKGPSARILSRTLRKLVQEAGLGDDLTAVIDVDAMSFM
- the dapF gene encoding diaminopimelate epimerase; amino-acid sequence: MLLHFYKMTGAGNDFVMVDNRDLELSSVLDKETIEALCDRRFGIGADGLIAVEPSRGKGGTVRMRYYNADGGEAEMCGNGARCFGNFAAALLHHDKSAPLPFETMAGIVTATFEKDGNVTVNLTDPHSLQLFVLNADPAVGADVHFLNTGVPHAVAFLDKLDGLDVPRLGAYLRYHSAFSPKGTNANFARILSPGHIAIRTYERGVEDETLACGTGMTASALLHAVLTDAPSPIQVDVAGGDTLKVGFQRTGDRFTSVTLTGPADLVFTGDIEL
- the gadC gene encoding putative glutamine/gamma-aminobutyrate antiporter GadC, which codes for MNNTTQSGTSPTGPATTNNAPAVKSVLRMGVFTLAMINVSAIVSLRGMPAESTYGLSSVFYYIFAAVFFLVPVSLVAAELTTGWPQKGGVYRWVGEAFGKKWGFLAIWLQWIESTIWFPTVLTFAAVSLAFMGPGQRWDEALAANKWYVLIVVLCVYWAATLLNLRGMKTSAGVTKWGTIIGTIIPGAILILLGLSYWAGGNPILLDMSWDKLIPDMSNFNNLVLAASIFLFYAGMEMSAVHVKDVNDPGRNYPLAILISAIITVLIFVLGTLAIGFIIPNSQINLVQSLLISYDSYFSFFGLGWMNWILALALAVGVLAQVTAWVGGPSKGLYQVGLAGNLPPVMQKRNKNNVQMGILLIQGCIVTLLSIMFVIMPSVQSAYQIISQLTIILYLIMYMLMFASGIYLRYREPNTPRTFRIPGGKTLGMWIVGGLGFLASLAAFLVSFIPPNQITVGSNTMYIMLLVIGTFIFAGIPFIIHVMAKPSWKRPVDPEDAFEPFGWEKTNGTHSTVTPIHTISHE
- the glsA gene encoding glutaminase A yields the protein MSNVPSNEQIQTAVDNAYAYAKTVQGGKNASYIPALAQVPSDLLAIAVVTVNGDILTAGSADTPFAIESISKAFNLAYVMDLIGMKELRTKIGADPTGEPFNSVMAIELHGGKPLNPLVNAGAMATVSLVNGSDSDEIWANMIHNFNNFANTALTVNQEIYKSESATNQHNRGIAWLLDSYGYFYNTPPMIVDLYTRMCSLNITTSQLALMGACYANGGVNPVSKKRVVKDENVSPILAEMCMSGLYDSTGDWMYKAGVPAKSGVGGGLVAVVPGKMAMAAFSPPLDPAGNTVKGQAALQSIIKELNLNLFRS
- a CDS encoding GNAT family N-acetyltransferase, which translates into the protein MIVFTEEKKFTREKVQELFLSVGWISGQYPARLYKALMNSSTVFTAWDGDRLVGLVRLLDDGELVAYMHYVLVHPDYHGRGIAGKMMEMVKEKYKDYLYIEIMPEESRNAAFYEKHGFHAMEDGVSMQRCNFSNRT
- the prfA gene encoding peptide chain release factor 1, coding for MDYTPLIEKRRQRLEELETVIAEPDFFNDQKRASETMREHRRLKELMETWDSLNATEQQLADNQELAKTDDPELAELAAMEIPELEAALEKLRSDVQYSLLPRDTTEDRDAIIEIRAGTGGDEASLFAGDLLRMYQRFAEERGWRFEHLESSPSDVGGFKEVVCRIAGEEVFRFLKYEGGVHRVQRVPATETQGRIHTSTATVAVMPEAEEVDIEIRPEDLRIEVCRSGGAGGQHVNKTESAVQIWHIPTGVYVRCEEERSQMKNREKGMKILRAKLFEAKKREEAEKYSAARRNLIGSGGREEKIRTYNFPQNRLTDHRIGYTSHNLDGILMGQMEDLIMALQHAEMQERLAEAGMS